One region of Amphiprion ocellaris isolate individual 3 ecotype Okinawa chromosome 9, ASM2253959v1, whole genome shotgun sequence genomic DNA includes:
- the rps19 gene encoding 40S ribosomal protein S19, with the protein MGWKPRSTLFRSLSTSEMPGVTVKDVNQQEFVRALAAFLKKSGKLKVPDWVDLVKLGKHKELAPSDENWFYIRAASTVRHLYLRGGAGVGSMTKIYGGRNRNGVCPAHYSVGSKNVARKVLQALELLKMIEKDPNGGRRLTSQGTRDLDRIAGQVAAANKKSV; encoded by the exons ATGCCAGGCGTTACAGTGAAAGACGTCAATCAGCAGGAGTTCGTCCGTGCCCTGGCGGCTTTCCTGAAAAA GTCAGGAAAACTGAAGGTGCCTGACTGGGTGGACCTTGTCAAGCTGGGTAAGCACAAGGAGCTGGCCCCCAGTGATGAGAACTGGTTCTACATCAGAGCTG CATCTACAGTTCGCCACCTGTACCTCCGAGGTGGTGCTGGTGTTGGTTCCATGACCAAGATCTATGGTGGTCGCAACAGGAACGGCGTGTGCCCTGCCCACTACAGTGTAGGATCAAAGAACGTGGCCCGCAAGGTGCTGCAGGCCCTTGAGCTGCTCAAGATGATTGAGAAGGATCCCAATGG TGGTCGCAGACTAACCTCCCAGGGAACCAGAGACCTCGATAGAATCGCTGGCCAG GTTGCAGCTGCAAACAAGAAATCTGTTTAA